TACCCCCCATGTTGGGGTGGGGCGTGGGATCTGGGGCAGCCCTTCTGGGATGCTAAGGTGGGCTGGAAGACCCTCCCTCTGCAGGCCTGCTTGACGTAGTGGGCAGCACTTTGCCAGAGTCAAGGGACTGGGGACAGGTTAATATGCACATCCGGCACCCAGGCCCCCAGCCAGAAGCTGTGAGGGCCTCTCTGGTGCTCCTCCCACCTCTGTCGTCTTGGTCCATGTTTCTCcaatcctcccttcctcctcacccctTTGCCTGACTCCCTTTCAGCGGGAGGCCTGTGACAGCCTCCTGATGCTCTGCTCGTCTCCTGCCTCACGCGTTGCAGTCACATTTCCATCCGGTGGCAGAGGGATCTTCCTGGAGCTACAGACActgccccccgcccctccccagggGGAGTCCGGCCATCTCTGCAGGGGGCCTTGAGACTGATAATTTTTTCCTAGTGGACAGTGgtggggaggctgaggagggTTAAGAGTCCCTGGTCTGCAGAAGGAAAGTCTGAACTTGTCCTTCTTAAGGTCCCTCCCAGCTGGCCCCAGCCTACCTTTTCAGCCTTGTCTGTGTTCTCCAGTGTACCATGTCCCCATGCTCCTGCCTTTCTTTGCAATGTTCTTTCCTCATTCCCCAGCCTGGCACACTCCCACTCTGTCTTTTGGATCCAGCGCACATGTCCCCTCCTCTGGGAGACCTCCATCTCCCTGGTGGAAGCCGTACCTCCAGTGGCCCCTCGGGCGGGCCTCTGTCACCGCTTATGGGCGCCTCTCCCTCACTGGGGGACTTGTCCGCCTCTTTCCCGTGGCTTCTGGGGGTCTGGCCTGCGCCTGGTTTCTCTGTCTTGGGCCCAGCCCACGCACGGTAGTTGGCTCTCCAAACATTTACCAAGTGAATGACTAGTTCCTGAGTCAGAGCTGCCATTGCAGGTGACTTCTGTGACTCCAGCCAGTGCCTCAATGGTGGGACCTGCTTGCTGGGCCAGGACGACCTCCCCTTCTACTGTCTCTGCCCTGAAGGCTTCACTGGCCTCATTTGCAACGAGACTGAGAAAGGTACCCGTCCTGGGCCGTGCCTGCCGTCCCACGCCAGGCTGCTGCGCTGAGCTCAAAGGGGACAGTGGGCCCCAGCACCTCGCCCATTGTCAGCCAGCAGTTCCCTGGGCGCTCCCAGGCCGTTTGGGAAGCTGGGTGCCTCCTGCATTTGCGCTAGTTCCCCTGTGACCCTCCTTGGCGCCTGGTGGGTCCCAGCACCATCAGGCAGGTTGCAGGAAGGTGGAGGTGACTGGAGGGGGCGGGCAGTGGGCTGAGTTTGTGAGTTGGGGTCGAGGGTCCCGTCTGCCGCTGCCTGTCTCTGTCCCCAGCTCCTTCCTGATCACCTGCCCATCTTAACCTGCTTCCCACTCCCCAGGTCCCTGTTTCCCAAACCCCTGTCAAAACGATGGCGAATGCCACGTGATCGACGACTCACACCGCGGGGACGTGTTCACCCAGTACATCTGCAGCTGCCCTCGCGGCTACACGGGCACCCACTGTGAGACCAGTGAGTATCCGGGGGCGTCTGCTctggggcagagctggagccGCAGTGCTGGCCGCCCAGGGCACGTGCTGGCCGTGTTCCCTGTGTCAAGGCTGCCTCTGGGTAGACTGAGGAGGGGACAGAGCCTCGgttaggccacggggccggggAGGAAGGGGGCCTGTTGTCCGTCCCCTAGCTTTTCCTGCCTGGCCCTCTCTCCTGggactggaggggagggaggggcggtgGGGCCCCGGGGGTCATGGGAGTACTGTTTCCTGGGTCATCATGAACCAAACACACAGCATTAGGGTTAAGTCTTGAGACTTTTCTGCCAAGAGGGGAGAAGAAACACCTGCTTGATCTTTTAGAGCCAAGGAGGTCAGTAAATAAGGCTTGGGCCTCAGGGTCTGACAGTTCGTGGCCCACGTTTGACCTGTGGCCTCCTCACAgagcccagggaggagggggaggcctgggcaggccggGCCGTCCCCTCCCGGTCAGGAGGTCGGAGGCCCAGTGTGTGCAGAGGGGCTGACCCGCCTGGCCTGCTGGGTTATCCCCGCGGCCCCAGAATGGCCCTGGGTGGGTGCCCAGCCGATGGAGCCAGCAGCGGCACTTCACGCTGACTGCCCTCCTGGTCCAGCTGGAGTCCCTCCCAGCAAACGGGGACTCCTCCTCAAGCTCTGTGGGGGGTGAGTCCACATCTGAGGCCCCGGGGTGGGTGTGTGGGGGTCCAGGTTTCTGCAGTCCAGGGGGTCTGTCACTGAGCATCTCGGGCAGGAGGCAGGTTGTTCTCCTTCCGGCAGAGGTGGGGCTTCTCTCTGAGGTTTGCTGACCTATAGAAGGAGCAGTGAGGGCTGGCCGCCTGGGTGGGAGCTGGGCCCTCGGGGAGAGCAGCTAAAATGCCTGCAATGCCAGTGCCCTTTGCCTCAGAGGAGCCAGCACTGCGGGCCGgggccctgggctctggcctGAGGCCCATGTATTTGAGATCCTGGgtggaggagtgtgtgtgtgtcgaGGGGGAGGGGCTTGCCAAGGCAGATGGAGCCCTGGGTGGGGCCACTAATTATGTGCTGGGGGCCCAGGTAATTATGGGCGTGCCTGAGTTGGAATTACCCACCTGGCCTTcttctgctcctcagcctggggTCTGCCCCTGGCTAGACAAGGCAGCATCTGGGGCAGAGGGCAAGTCGGGGAGCCCCCCAGAGGGACCTTTGCAGTGCCTCCTTATTTGTTATGTGTGTGTTTCCTTGGAGCCCACAAGGACCCCACAGGCCCAAAGAGTGCACGTTTGGGTCCCTGAGGGTATGGCCATGGTGGGTGTgaggacttggagacctgggttcagatcgCTGCCCAGCGCTGGCCGGCTCTCCTCGTGGGCGTGTGGCCTCACTCCTTGCGAGGGTGTCAGAGCACCGAGCTCAGCATGAGCCTGGGGTGTTGGAGCAACAGCAGATCCATCCTGGGTTCTGTGTTTGGGACCGAGGCCCAGGCACCCAGCGTGGGGacccctggggaggagagaggctgggcccCATGACCACATCCTGGGGTGAAGGTGAAGGTGATGGGACCTTGGCAGGGGCAGCTTCCCAGGTGCCTGGGTCAGGACCAGCAGTTGGAAGGGGCAGGGGGtgcaagagaaaacagaatggcATTCACGCCTCACCCGGAAAACGCCTGCCAGTGGGATTCTAGGAAACGCCAGGGAGATTTCTTACTGCTTTTTCTGCAGTGCACATCCTGCTCACTGCCATCCGAGGGGCCCCTTCTCTCAAAGCCCccctctgggggaagccaggggctgggctggacGTGGCGGTCCTCCTGGTGGGGCAGGGAGCCTGAGGAAGAGGGGGCCACACTGCTGTTCTCTCCCGCtagtcccccacccccagaatgATTGCTGCTCGCTGCCCTGTAAAACCAGACCACCTACCTCACACAGCCTGGCGGGAGACTCCAGCTGCCAGTCACGGCCGGGCCACCAGTGCCGGCCTGGCCTGGGATCCCCCCGGCAGCCCCCGGTCCCTGCCCTGCTGACTCTGCCCGGCTGCTCTCTTCCTCACCATGCTCCTTTGCTTGGTACCTCCTCTTGGGCCCTCCTTGTCCTGTTGAGGTCTCTGCGCTGGGTCCTCAGCAGAGGTCACACTGTCGTGTGCTCTCGTCCTCCGGCTCCCACCTGCCCGGGCTGCCAGCCGACTGCCATGTCCCTCCCTGCAGCCTGCGCCATGCCGCTGGGCATGGAGACGGGCGCCATCGCCGACGCGCAGATCTCCGCCTCGTCCGTGTACTTCGGCTTCATGGGGCTGCAGCGCTGGGTCCCGGAGCTGGCCCGCCTGCACCGCACGGGCATCGTCAACGCTTGGACGGCCAGCAACTATGACAAGAACCCCTGGATCCAGGTGTGGAAGGGACGGCCCTGGGGCGGACGGCGTGATGGGGGGCAGAGGGTGAGATGAGGGTGTCTGCGTTGGGGGGTCTCCGTATGTCCCTGCTGCGTTGGGACAGCGGGGGTCATAACGAGGTCCAGGTGGCAGGGAGCAGGTACCCATGGGTAAAGTATCTGTAAGTGGGGGGCAgtctttgggggcctggggtagGTGGGTAGGATGAGGGGGGCAGACCCCAGGCTAGGGAGGGGCTGTTGGCACTGGATGTGGGCCCTGGGGCCTCGTCCCTCCCATGTGCTGGGTCTGGAGCCTGAGAGGGCCAGTGAGAAAACCCACTCCTTTGTTCCCCGTCTCGGGGGGAGTGGTGGGACAGAAAGCATCCGGAGGTAAGGGTCTTGTCCTCCTTGTCCTGGTCCAGGTGAACCTCATGCGGAAGATGCGAGTGACAGGCGTGGTGACGCAGGGTGCCAGCCGCGGGGGCACTGCTGAGTACCTGAAGACTTTCAAGGTGGCCTACAGCGTCGATGGGCGCAAGTTCCAGTTCATCCGGGATGCAGGGGACTCAAAAGACAAGGTGAGGCTTGTTGGGGCCCTAAAGAAGGGCTGTGGTCAGCACCCCTTGGGGCTCCAGCGCTGTTGGAGGGCTCCCAGTGAGGGGAGGGTACCCAGTGAGGGGAGAGTACCCAGTGAGCGGAGAGTGCCCAGTGAGGGGAGAGTGCCCAGTGAGGGGAGAGTACCCAGTGAGGGGAGAGCACCCAGTGAGGGGAGAGCACCCTGGGTGATGGGCCATGAAGAGGATCTTCACGTGCATCTTGGTTCCCAGAAATTAGGAAACCCAGATCGTGCCCATGTTCTGTGCTTACGAGGAACAgtctcactttatagatgagaacaaCGAGACTCAAAAAGGTTCAGTGACCTGTGGGGGGTGGCTGTCGTGCTGGAGCTCGGATGCATTTTGAGCCTTCGTGGCTACTATGTACGGTTGTGCAGGTTGTATATTGCTCAAGGATGTCATTACTAAGTGAGCACCATTCACACTATAGACATTCTATGTTTGTGTACTTCTGTCTGTGGGAAAGTTGTTATAATAAAGTGTCCTGAGAAAGGAGTGTCTTTTCCTAACTTCCACAGAGGCACCCTATAGATTATAGGTGGTCCTGTGTGAAAGGCAGGGGGTTTGTGCCCCAGCCCCGTGATGACCAAGGAAGGTGTGAGGAGGGGAACCTGTGTGGAGGGCCATGGGGTGGCCAGAGCAGAGCTGAGCCTCTGCTGAGGAGGCTCAGCAGAGGAGGACGGCAAGGCAGCCCCAGGAGGGGGCACAGCCTGCACTGCCTCACTCCTCCAGCCTGCCTCTTCCCTCCTAGGTGTTTGTGGGAAATGTGGACAACAGCGGTCTGAAGGTCAACATGTTTGACGTCCCTCTGGAGGTGCAGTACGTGAGGCTGGTGCCCGTTGCCTGCCATCACGGCTGCACCCTGCGCTTCGAGCTCCTGGGCTGTGAGGTGAATGGTGAGTGCTGGGGCAGGGTCGGTCCTGGGCGGGGTGGGTGGCCTTCCCTGCCCCGCTTCTCAGAGCTGAGCTGGGGGGGCGCGCATGAGGCGGGTCACCCGGCCACACGGTCCTGCCTGGTGTCCCTGTCTGCCACCCATGGCATTCTGGTCGGTAGAGAAAAAGATGCTGCTTCCGTTTTCACAGTATTTTCACGCTTCTGAGTGGTTCCCTGAGCTTCTGGAATGCGTTTGTGCTGTTGCATAGCCCtcggccctgaggcaggagctcgtctgttttgttcactgctgtgtggCCAGTGCCTGGCTCGTAGGTGCTCTGTGCGTATACttggagtgaatgaatgaagaatcgATGAATGAGAGAAGGGAGGCCCAGATGAATGAGTGATCAGGGGCATACAGCTGGCAAGTGTGAAACTTTGATCTGGATCCCTGGGCTTCTGACGCCCCCCCAGCCAGTGCTTTCCCCCCCGAACCTCCTGTGGTCTGCATTCAGGAGAAATAGGGCTGGATCTGGGGCTTCCTGCTACCCTTTCCAGAGAATTCCAGATAGAGGGATGGGGGGACAGAGAGGCACAGTGTCTGCAGAGCCAGAAAACACTCAGCGTTGGAGAGGTCGGGGTGCAGGGGCTGGACTGACCGTGTGGCTCAGCGGGCTGGCGCTCTGAGGTCTGGGTGTCCCTCTCTTTGCAGCCATGGCACCCCCTGCTGGCCCACGGTGGGACTGCAGAGCGCAGGAGGAGCCGCTCGTCCTTTCTAGTCCTTCCCAAGACCCGCCCACCATGTGGCGCCTCCTCCTGTCATCCCCTTTCAGACGTGCCCGGTACCCCTCTGAGCTGAGTTCTGTGGCTGGCTTCGCTTAGTCTTTTTCTAAGTGTGGACTTAAGTCGGCGTGTCCAGCTCGGGGGCTCACTGCCTTCTGAGCCTGATGGTTTAGTGGGGAGTGAAGGTCAGGTGATCGGTGAAGGACAGACGGGTCTGGGCGCCCCAGCCTGGCTCCTCTCCCCCGAGAATCTGGGTCTGAACCTGTGGCTGTTCCAGTTGCCACGTGGCCTGTCGTGGCTGGCTCCCTCGGAGGCCACCAGAGGGCGAGCCTGCCAGCCGAGGGGTGAGGCGGCCTGGCTGTGGCCGCAGGTCTGGACCCGCCCCTTTCCTAGCAGCCCTCCCTCTCTTCGCAGGCAGGGGTGGTGTCCTTGGTGAGTCCATCAGTTATTTAACTCAGTGGACATTTATTAAGATATTTATCAAGCTCCTCTGAGCACCTGGCTCCAGGGAGCAATACCGGTGAGATTCCTGACCTCGTGGAACTTGAATTCTAGTGAGGGAGGCTGATGCCAGACgaagagcaaagaaaagaaaaactagaggGTGATGCCGGGAGGGCGACttcgggggcggggaggggaggggacggcACAGGGACTGCCCTGCTGGGATGGCCTTTGAGTGGAGGCTGGAATGATGGAGAGCAAGCCACACGAAGAactggggaagagcattccaggcgaGGAGTTGGCGAGTGCAGAGACCCTGGGTTGTGTCGAGGGGATGGAAGGCAGGCCAGTGGAGCTGGAGCCTAGAGAGTGAGGGCAGCTGGTGAGtgatgaggccagagaggaggaTGGAGCAGACCGGCCAGGGCAGTGTGGACCATTTGAGGCTTCAGGTCTTTACCTCAGATAAAGCTTGCCCATGGGATGTGATTAGAGTTGTGTCTGGGCGAGAGCCCTCAGGCTGTGTGGGTTATGGGGCAGAGGGCCGCTGTGCAGAGGGGACTCCTGCGGGAACCCGGGTGCTTGGATCAGGAAGGTGGAGTCAGTGGGTTAGAGCGCTCAGCTCTCAGTGGGCTCCGTGGGCCAGCAGCGTGAGCATCACCGGAGCTTGTAGAGTGTAGACTCCGGCCCCACCCTAGACCGCTGAGACAGAATCCACATTTTAACGAGACCCCAGGGGATCTGTGAGAAGCACTGCTGTATatctcattttatggatggggCCTGGAGAGGGAAGGGACTCCTAGGGTCACATAGTGAGTGCTGGAGCCGCGAGCCCTGGGCTTGGCGCCCTCCCAGCTGCATCTCCCCAGGAAGGCTGTCCGACTGCCTGGGGAGGCCCGAAAGTGAGGGGCATGGACTGCTGGAAGCAGATGATCTAGGAGAGGCCTCCTTGAGCGGATGATGCGACTTGGCGTCCTCTTTGAAGCTGCCCCAGGCCTTAGCTGGCATCGGGACGAGCCACCTCCCAGCCCAGTGGGTTCCCtgtgtgtcgggggggggggggtttccTGGTGCACCGCCCTCATGGAGATGGTACAATTGGCATCTTTATGCTTGCCAGGCACATGTCTGTAGTGGGGAGGGTGCATGCATCTGGGGCGACAGTGACGTGAAGCTGCGGGGTAGAGGCATGGCTTTctagcccccccacccccaagtcccCAAAGGGACAGAGTTGTGGAGCGGGGATTCTGCAGGTGGGAGACACGCCCCACTCTCTTGAGAgttttctcttctcctgcccAGCCCTGACTGTCCTCGCCACCTGCACGTGCAGGTGACTAGTGCAGAGCGGCTGGCACATTCCTGAGGGCGGAGCAGACCTGACGGCACCCCCAGGGCTCAGTGTGGAGTGCGTGAAGGCGTCTGGGAGACACTGAGGGACGGGCTGCTGGAGAGGGTGCAGGATGCCCCCTGAGCCCCAGGAGTCCCGACTTCCCTGACCTCCACCTGCTGGAGGACGAGAATGTTGTCCGTCCTTCGCCAGGTCCCCACTGGGcgggacttcggctctgggtgggTGCGTGGTGGTGGAGATGATGTCACCGTGTGCTGCCGTGGGTAGGAGTTCATGTGTGTcactctcagcctcagttttctctctgtgGAATGGTGACTCACTTCCTCTTTGTTCGGGTTTTTGCGGGTAGATTAAATGCCTGATGTAAGCACTGAATCCCTGAGATGGTTGTTATTAATGTTGCTGATGACAATCCCAGGACTCAGCGTGCGGGTCGCAGCTGTACCACAGGAGTGACAGAGGAAGTGCTGGGAGTCCAGAGGAGGGACGAGTCCCGCCTGAGTTGGGTGGTCAGGGCacccttcctggaggaggtgtctCAGGAGTCAGGCTGTGAAGGCAGGTGGGAGGTGGTGGATCAGGGCCTGCcctgtgctggggtggggggttgggggaatGAACTCTGAAGGACAAGTCAGGATCGGGGTGGGCGCTGAGAGCAGCTGGCTGAGGTGAGGAGTGCGGGGGCAGATGGGTGGCTCTAGAAGGTGCAAGGAGCATCTGTCTGTTGTCCAAGAGGATGCAGGGGCTGGTCAGGATCTGCAgagttctttccctttcttgccTGTGTCACAGCCCTGGGAGGCTGTGGATCCCGGATGTGGTGACAGCCCCCCTTCCTAGCAGGATGTGCTGAACCACTGGGCCTGGAGGACAACAGCATCCCCGACAGGCAGATCACTGCCTCCAGCACCTACCGGACCTGGGGCCTGAACGCCTTTAGCTGGTACCCCTTCTACGCGCGGCTGGACAAGCAGGGCAAGTTCAACGCCTGGACCGCCCAAAGCAACTCTGCCTCCGAGTGGCTGCAGgtgggccggcccctcctgggGCGCAGGGCTGGGCTCGGCTGGGACCCGCTGGGACCGGGTGGGGCTACCAGACCTCCACCCTCCACCTGGCTCAGGCTGCTGCTCCCCAAGAGGGAGTTTCTCAAAAGCCTGCTTTTTCTTTGGCTTTGCTCTTTCTTCCTCCCGTGTGCCCCGGCTTCTTCTGATTCTGTAACTCCAGAGGGAGAGCGGGAGCTCAGCACTGCCTCCACCgaggcccccagccccaggtggAGAAAGGgcgtgtgtgggtgtgggtgtgggtagGGTCGTGCCCCCTCTACtggccgccacagcatgacaagTGAGCCCTCGGACAGTGGGGCAGGGTTCGGGGGGGGACATGTGACCAGACGCTGTGGGATTTTTCCACCTGAGCACCGAGCATATGCATTCGGCCCCATTGTCTGGGACACACCGTGAGACAGCGCTTGGATTTCACGGGAAACCTGGGCATCTGCTCATTGTGTAGATGACGAAACTGAGTCTTTGTCTGGGGCCCACCTGCTGGTTGGCAGTGAGTTGGGTTGCAAGCTGGGTCTTGGGGCTGCACGTCTGGGGGGGCAGCTGGCAGCCTCCCCGGGGTACTAGGAGCCAGAGGTCTGTCTCGAGGCCCCCAGGGGCATGATATTCTGTGGAGCCGGTTCCGTCAGGAGCCGCCCGCCTGTGGACTCCCCTCAGGACCAGCGGCAGGCTGTGCGCAGCCCTGCAGGGGCCCCGGGAGCCGTTCCTGCCCCTCCAGGCTCCAGCCCTTCCTGCCTGGTCCCCATCATCCGAGGGGCTGGCCAGGGCCCAGGTCTGAAATCGGGGCTTCCGCGCGGTGACTGCGAACAGTGTCTGACAGAGTAGGTGGTGGTGtttatgtccattttatagaagaggaaactgaggctctgccAGGTGAAGTGGCTTTCCCCAGACGAGAGTTCATGCCCCAGTGTGTTTGCCTTTTCTTGCTTCATGGAGATGCTTCAGGCAAAGAAAACGTGGTTGGTTTTTCCTATAGGTCGACCTGGGCTCCCAGAAGCAGGTGACCGGGGTCATTACCCAGGGAGCCCGAGACTTCGGCCACATCCAGTACGTGGCAGCCTACAAGGTGTCCCACAGTAATGACGGCGCGAACTGGACTGAGTACCGGGACCAGAGGGCCGCAGACAGCAAGGTGAGTGTCCGGCCGCCTGCCCCACACGGCCCCAGGGGTGCCTGGCCTGTGCTCTGccaggagggggctggcctggggccCTCCTGacactctctctgcctccagatcTTCCCTGGCAACTTGGACAATAACTCCCACAAGAAGAACATGTTTGAGACGCCCTTCCTGGCTCGCTTCGTGCGCATTCTGCCTGTGGCCTGGCACAACCGCATCACGCTGCGCGTGGAGCTGCTGGGCTGTTAGGGGTAGGCCAGACCGAGGCCACTGGGAGGGCCGTGGG
This is a stretch of genomic DNA from Equus caballus isolate H_3958 breed thoroughbred chromosome 1, TB-T2T, whole genome shotgun sequence. It encodes these proteins:
- the MFGE8 gene encoding lactadherin isoform X3; its protein translation is MSGPRLLAALCGALLGASGLFAASGPCFPNPCQNDGECHVIDDSHRGDVFTQYICSCPRGYTGTHCETTCAMPLGMETGAIADAQISASSVYFGFMGLQRWVPELARLHRTGIVNAWTASNYDKNPWIQVNLMRKMRVTGVVTQGASRGGTAEYLKTFKVAYSVDGRKFQFIRDAGDSKDKVFVGNVDNSGLKVNMFDVPLEVQYVRLVPVACHHGCTLRFELLGCEVNAGCAEPLGLEDNSIPDRQITASSTYRTWGLNAFSWYPFYARLDKQGKFNAWTAQSNSASEWLQVDLGSQKQVTGVITQGARDFGHIQYVAAYKVSHSNDGANWTEYRDQRAADSKIFPGNLDNNSHKKNMFETPFLARFVRILPVAWHNRITLRVELLGC
- the MFGE8 gene encoding lactadherin isoform X2 — protein: MSGPRLLAALCGALLGASGLFAASGDFCDSSQCLNGGTCLLGQDDLPFYCLCPEGFTGLICNETEKGPCFPNPCQNDGECHVIDDSHRGDVFTQYICSCPRGYTGTHCETTCAMPLGMETGAIADAQISASSVYFGFMGLQRWVPELARLHRTGIVNAWTASNYDKNPWIQVNLMRKMRVTGVVTQGASRGGTAEYLKTFKVAYSVDGRKFQFIRDAGDSKDKVFVGNVDNSGLKVNMFDVPLEVQYVRLVPVACHHGCTLRFELLGCEVNGCAEPLGLEDNSIPDRQITASSTYRTWGLNAFSWYPFYARLDKQGKFNAWTAQSNSASEWLQVDLGSQKQVTGVITQGARDFGHIQYVAAYKVSHSNDGANWTEYRDQRAADSKIFPGNLDNNSHKKNMFETPFLARFVRILPVAWHNRITLRVELLGC
- the MFGE8 gene encoding lactadherin isoform X4 produces the protein MSGPRLLAALCGALLGASGLFAASGPCFPNPCQNDGECHVIDDSHRGDVFTQYICSCPRGYTGTHCETTCAMPLGMETGAIADAQISASSVYFGFMGLQRWVPELARLHRTGIVNAWTASNYDKNPWIQVNLMRKMRVTGVVTQGASRGGTAEYLKTFKVAYSVDGRKFQFIRDAGDSKDKVFVGNVDNSGLKVNMFDVPLEVQYVRLVPVACHHGCTLRFELLGCEVNGCAEPLGLEDNSIPDRQITASSTYRTWGLNAFSWYPFYARLDKQGKFNAWTAQSNSASEWLQVDLGSQKQVTGVITQGARDFGHIQYVAAYKVSHSNDGANWTEYRDQRAADSKIFPGNLDNNSHKKNMFETPFLARFVRILPVAWHNRITLRVELLGC
- the MFGE8 gene encoding lactadherin isoform X1, translating into MSGPRLLAALCGALLGASGLFAASGDFCDSSQCLNGGTCLLGQDDLPFYCLCPEGFTGLICNETEKGPCFPNPCQNDGECHVIDDSHRGDVFTQYICSCPRGYTGTHCETTCAMPLGMETGAIADAQISASSVYFGFMGLQRWVPELARLHRTGIVNAWTASNYDKNPWIQVNLMRKMRVTGVVTQGASRGGTAEYLKTFKVAYSVDGRKFQFIRDAGDSKDKVFVGNVDNSGLKVNMFDVPLEVQYVRLVPVACHHGCTLRFELLGCEVNAGCAEPLGLEDNSIPDRQITASSTYRTWGLNAFSWYPFYARLDKQGKFNAWTAQSNSASEWLQVDLGSQKQVTGVITQGARDFGHIQYVAAYKVSHSNDGANWTEYRDQRAADSKIFPGNLDNNSHKKNMFETPFLARFVRILPVAWHNRITLRVELLGC